In Bacteroidota bacterium, a genomic segment contains:
- a CDS encoding TonB-dependent receptor → MLRRLVLLFLVCSLAPLRAQDAPSDEEEPLDELSELLGEEVETAEAYIQQAREAAASVTVVTSEEIARADYRTLADVLNNVRGFFLTDDRRYAYAGVRGIGRPSGTNNRIAVFVDGVPLRNGFNDAAPISLVLGVPLTAVDRIEVLRGPGSARYGTGAMFAVVNVILKDTRTLDGARASASVGVYGSYHGEAVVSTDLPGGVGIALAVHGRREDNPDVVFSVSDFYAGRPTAGVPSADWSETYGVLAAVQRGPFRLDLRYGERTRSMPSGAFATAFGLDSEVRDRSATATLRAEHALSPRVTLSGTGALDHYSTASDLDVIVEPGVSEPLEALYLTDATVARAGTQMQWDANSAYRLTAGAEVLSQFQSEGRAFAEASTFFPAVEYYDARDPFTAGAVWAEGEVTVAPTLLATAGTRFDAVRGKTALSPRGALVFTPDRRTSLKLVAGSAFRAPSSYELSIFLEELGQAQAIDLGAERVVSVEAIAAREVVPGLRLEGSLFTTYARDFIDLAYDPEDDVNRFANVERARSQGAEIEAEALVARWRARASYGYQRTSNPDTDADEQLSNSPAHVGKLTAFGPLGRGFWLSVGGRAESRRTTWNPDTDAFAVLDAALSADVLGDLGRLTLGVRNAFDADYVLPARPEHDQATIPQRPRTVYLRLDVRL, encoded by the coding sequence ATGCTTCGAAGGCTCGTACTCCTCTTCCTGGTCTGCTCGCTCGCTCCCCTCCGCGCGCAGGACGCGCCGTCAGACGAAGAAGAGCCGCTGGACGAACTCTCCGAACTGCTCGGCGAGGAAGTCGAGACGGCGGAGGCCTACATCCAGCAGGCTCGCGAGGCAGCGGCCTCGGTCACCGTCGTCACGAGCGAAGAGATCGCGCGCGCCGACTACCGCACGCTGGCCGACGTGCTGAACAACGTGCGCGGGTTCTTCCTCACCGACGACCGGCGCTACGCCTACGCCGGCGTGCGCGGCATCGGCCGGCCGAGCGGGACCAACAACCGCATCGCCGTGTTCGTCGACGGCGTCCCCTTGCGCAACGGCTTCAACGATGCCGCTCCGATCAGCCTCGTGCTCGGCGTCCCGCTCACGGCGGTGGACCGCATTGAGGTGCTCCGCGGCCCGGGCTCGGCGCGCTACGGCACCGGGGCGATGTTCGCCGTCGTCAACGTGATCCTGAAGGACACCCGGACGCTCGACGGGGCGCGGGCGTCGGCATCGGTCGGCGTGTACGGCAGCTACCACGGCGAGGCCGTCGTCTCGACCGACCTCCCCGGCGGCGTCGGGATCGCGCTGGCCGTGCACGGCCGCCGCGAGGACAACCCCGACGTGGTGTTCTCGGTCTCGGACTTCTATGCGGGTAGACCTACGGCGGGCGTGCCGAGTGCGGACTGGTCGGAGACCTACGGGGTCCTCGCCGCCGTGCAGCGCGGCCCGTTCCGGCTCGACCTCCGCTACGGCGAGCGGACGCGGAGCATGCCGAGCGGCGCTTTCGCTACAGCATTCGGGCTGGACTCTGAGGTCCGCGACCGCTCGGCGACGGCGACGCTCCGCGCCGAGCACGCGCTCTCGCCGCGCGTGACGCTCTCCGGCACCGGCGCGCTCGACCACTACAGCACGGCCTCGGACCTCGATGTCATCGTCGAGCCCGGGGTCTCCGAGCCGCTGGAGGCGCTCTACCTGACGGACGCGACCGTCGCCCGCGCTGGCACACAGATGCAGTGGGACGCGAACTCGGCCTACCGCCTCACAGCCGGAGCCGAGGTGCTCTCGCAGTTCCAGAGCGAAGGCCGGGCGTTCGCCGAGGCTAGCACGTTTTTCCCGGCGGTGGAATACTACGACGCGCGCGACCCGTTCACGGCTGGCGCGGTCTGGGCCGAAGGCGAAGTCACCGTTGCGCCAACGCTCCTCGCTACGGCCGGCACCCGCTTCGACGCCGTGCGTGGCAAGACCGCGCTCTCGCCGCGTGGCGCGCTCGTCTTCACGCCCGACCGCCGGACGAGCCTGAAGCTCGTCGCCGGGTCGGCGTTCCGCGCGCCGTCGTCGTACGAGTTGAGCATTTTCCTCGAGGAGCTCGGGCAGGCGCAGGCTATCGACCTGGGGGCGGAGCGCGTCGTCTCGGTCGAGGCGATCGCCGCGCGCGAGGTGGTGCCCGGCCTCCGGCTCGAAGGCTCGCTCTTCACCACTTACGCCCGCGACTTCATCGATCTCGCCTACGACCCTGAGGACGACGTCAACCGGTTCGCCAACGTCGAGCGGGCCCGGTCCCAGGGGGCCGAGATCGAAGCCGAGGCCCTCGTAGCGAGGTGGCGTGCGCGCGCCAGCTACGGCTACCAGCGGACCTCGAACCCCGACACCGACGCGGACGAGCAGCTCTCGAACTCGCCCGCGCACGTCGGCAAGCTGACGGCCTTCGGCCCGCTCGGGCGAGGCTTCTGGCTCTCCGTCGGCGGCCGCGCCGAGAGCCGCCGGACGACCTGGAACCCTGACACCGACGCCTTCGCCGTGCTCGACGCTGCGCTCTCGGCCGACGTGCTGGGCGACCTCGGCCGCCTCACCCTCGGCGTCCGCAACGCCTTCGACGCCGACTACGTCCTCCCGGCGCGTCCCGAGCACGACCAGGCGACAATCCCGCAGCGCCCTCGCACCGTCTACCTCCGGCTGGACGTCCGCCTGTGA